The nucleotide sequence GAACTATTACCAGCGAAGCCTCCTTTTCAAGCTTTACGTCCGAAGGTTTTGGCTCGTAGCCGTGGGGGGAAACACCACTTTTTAAAATTGAGTGGTACCTAAAGTCCCTTCCCCCTATGTACTCTGCAACGCTCTTCCAGACTGGAAGAGTTGTCACTACAAGGGGTTTTCTGCTCTTTTCCTCAAAACACCCAAAGAGAAAAGCTAGACCCAGTAGAACAAAGACTAGTCTTTTCATTACTTTAACCTCCGCCAGCTGTCACTGGTATAATTTAAGCCAATTTCCAAGTGGAGTAGGCAAATGCTAAAGAGGAAGAAAGCAATTCTCGCTTTAGAAGACGGAACTTACTACGAAGGCCTCAGTTTTGGGGCAGAAGGGGAAACTTACGGAGAAGTAGTATTCACAACGTCTATGACGGGGTATCAGGAGATAATAACCGACCCCTCATTTAAAGGACAGATAGTAACGATGACCTGCCCTTTAATAGGGAACGTCGGAGCAAACAGAGAAGACGTTGAGTCTGATGGACCAAAAGCTGAAGGATTCATAGTAAAGGAGATATCTGAGATCTATTCCAACTGGAGGGCGGAAAAGTCCTTTGAAGACTACCTGAAGGAGTACGGAGTAGTAGGAATCTGTGAAATTGACACTAGGGAACTAACGAAGAAGCTAAGAAGTGCAGGAACTATGAGGGGAGTTATCTCAACAGTTGACCTTGACGTAGACAGTCTAATTTCAAAGGCCCGTTCAATTCCTCCAATGGAAGGTTTAAACCTCGTTGATGAAGTTACAACGAAAGAGCCCTACGAGTGGGAACTTGGAACCTGGAAGCTGGGAGAGGGATACCCAAGGAGAAAGGACTTTAAGTACTCCGTTGTAGTCCTAGACTTTGGAATCAGGTACAACATCTTAAGGAACCTGGTTGACGTAGGCATAAAACCTACAGTAGTTCCGGCAAACACTCCCCCTGAAGATATCCTGAAGATGAAGCCTGATGGAATATTCCTATCCTGCGGCCCGGGAGACCCTGCCGCAGTAACCTACGCAATTGAGACTATCAGATACCTTATTGCAACCTACAACAAACCCATATTTGGAATATGTCTAGGACATCAACTTACTGCTCTTGCCCTCGGAGCTTCAACCTATAAGCTGAAGTTTGGCCACAGGGGAGCCAACCAGCCTGTAAAGAACAAGAAGACCGGAAGGGTTGAAATTACCGCTCAAAACCACGGCTTTGCAGTCGATGAAAGTACTCTGCCTGAAGAGCTTGAGGTTACCCATTACTCCTTAAACGATGGAACTGTTGAAGGGTTAAAGCATAAGACAAAACCCCTCTTCACAGTCCAGTACCACCCTGAGAGCTCCCCCGGCCCCCACGACTCAAGGTACCTATTTAGGGAGTTTGAAAGGCTAATAGGGGATTACAGGGGAAGGTAAATGGTCTACGATATAATCGTTTCCGGCCTCGGACCGGCCGGCTGCTCCTTCTTAAAGGAGCTCTCTGGTTCAGGGCTAAAAGTGCTTGCAATTGAAAAAGAGAAGTTTCCGAGGAAAAAACCCTGCGCCGGAGGGCTAACACCAAAAGCCTACAAACTCCTCTCCTCCCTTTTCCCAAAGCTAGAGAAGGTCGTAAGGGCCCGCTCAAAGGAGATAGAGCTCCACTACAAAAGTAGGACTTCATTAATAAAGAGTAGAGAACCTTTAACTTTCCTTACAGACAGGAGCGAACTTGACAATTTCCTGTTTGAGGAGCTCCCCTCTGAAGAGCTCAAAATCCACACGGGGGAAAGGTGCATCTCCGTAGAGAGGTTAGAGGACGGGAAAATATCTGTAAAAACAGATAAAGATTCCTACACCTGCAGAGTTCTAATTGTTAGCGACGGGGCAAACAGTAGAGTAGCAAATCAGCTTAAAGTGGAAAGGGATTTGGGGTTTACTTACGAAATTGACGTAGAAGGGAAAGGGGAAGATAGAATAGTAATTGACTTTACCCACTTTTCATGGGGCTACTACTGGGCCTTCCCAAAGGGAAACTTCATAACAACAGGAGTAGGGGAGTTTAAGAGTAAGGAGAACTTTAAAAGGCTCTACCAGCTCCTTAAAGAGTTTAACGAAAAACACGGATTCAAAGGAAAGGAAATCTGGAAGGGAGGATTTCCAATTCCAGCAGGAAAGGGAAAGAACGACGTCTACAGGGATAGGGTTCTCTTCTTAGGAGATGCGGGAGGTCTAGTTGACCCTTTAACAGGAGAGGGGATTTACTACGCAGCTAGAAGCGGGGTTTTAGCTGCTAAAGTTATTAAGTCTTCCTTTGAAAAGGGGAACTTCAAAGTCTTAAGAACCTACAAAGAGTTAGTTGACAGTGAAATGGGAGAGGAGTTTAAATGGGCAAGAATTACCGGAAGGCTCTTTTTTCCCCTTAGGAACTTAAACTTCTTCCTAATAGAGCGCTCAGAAAAGGTGTCCGCCATCGCAGCAAAGTTAATGTCGGGGGATATTTCTTATAGAGAGAGTTTCTTCTCCTTCTTTAAAGCTGTTCCAGGAGCCCTATTAAAAATCTAAATCGGGAGGGAATATTGCTTCAAGTATCAATCAAACCGGGAAGGGAAAAGAGGATAAGGGGGTTTCACCCCTGGGTTTACAAAAACGATATTCTCTCCTTCTCAAGGAGGCCAAAACCTGGGGAGCTCTGCATCGTAAGGGACCACAGGGGAAGTTTCCTTGCAAAGGGTTACATAAACCCTGATAGCTACATAGCAATAAGGATTCTAACCTTCAAGAAAGACGAAGAGATAGACTATCAGTTTTTCGTAAAGAGAATAGAAGAAGCCCTCTCATACAGGAAAGAGCTTGTTCCTGAAAACTGCACAGCCTTCAGATTAATTCACTCTGAGGCCGACTATCTTCCAGGTTTAATTGCAGACTACTACGACGGATACTTGGTAATTCAGGTCACAACCCTCGGAATGGAGATTCTAAAAGAAACGGTCGTTAGGGCTTTAGTTGAAGTTGTCAAACCAAAGGGTATTTACGAGAAGTCAACCGTCCAGACAAGGGAGCTTGAGGGATTGCCATTAATTGAACAGCCCCTATACGGTGATGTCCCCGAAAGAGTAGTAATCCTTGAAAACGGGATAAAGTTCAACGTCCAAATAGTTGGAGGACAGAAGACAGGCTACTTCCTTGACCAGAGGGAGAACAAGCTCCTATTTGCAAAGGAGTTCGTAAAGGAGGGAGATAGAGTCCTTGACGCCTTCTGCCACCTTGGAGGTTTCGGAATTCACGCTGCAGTCATAGGAAAAGCTAAAGAAGTCGTAGCACTTGATAGCTCACAGCTTGCCCTTGACCTTGCTAAGGAAAACGCCCAGTTAAACGGGGTTGCAGACAGGTTTACCTTCGTTAAGGGGGATGCCTTTAAAGTCCTAAAGAAGATGAGCCAGGAAGGGGAAAAGTTTGACTCAATAGTTATAGACCCTCCAGCCTTCGCAAAGAGTAAGACCGTAGTCCAGCAGGCAAAGAGGGGTTATAAGGAGTTCTTCTTAAGGGGACTAAAGATGCTAAAGCCGGGAGGAAGGATAGTCGTCTGTTCATGCTCCCACCACATAACTCCGCCAATGCTTGAAGAAATCCTCATATCTGCAGCCTACGACACAAGAACCCCACTGAGAGTCCTCTACACAACTTACCAGGCAAAGGACCATCCCTTCGTCCTTCAGATTCCGGAGAGCAGGTACTTAAAGTGCATATTCGCAAGGAGATTTGAGTGGGAGGTATAGATGATAAGGAAAGCCGTAATACCCGTTGCAGGGCTCGGAACAAGGTTCTTACCGGCGACGAAAGCACAGCCTAAAGAGATGCTCCCGATAGTTGATAAACCCGTAATCCAGTACATAGTTGAGGAGGCTGTAAGGGCAGGAATAAGACAGATAATCTTCGTTACGGGAAAGCACAAAAGGGCAATAGAAGACCACTTTGACAGAAACCTTGAGCTTGAAAGGGCACTTGAGGAAAAGGGAAAAGAAGAGCTCCTTAAAATAGTTAGGGAAATTTCAGAACTTGCAGAATTCATATACATAAGGCAGAAAGAGCCCCTGGGCCTTGGACACGCCATACTAACTGCAGAGCCTGCAGTTGGAAACGAACCTTTTGCCGTTTTCCTTGGAGACGACGTTATGGTCTCTGAACCACCTGCGATAAAACAGCTCATTGAAGTCTTCAACAGGTTTAAGTGCTCAGTTCTCGGCCTTCAGGAGGTCCCCGAGGAAGAGGTAAGTAAGTACGGAATTGCTGGAGGCAAAGAGGTTGAACCTGGAGTAATAAAGGTTGACCAGTTAGTAGAGAAGCCTTCACCGGAGGAAGCTCCCGGAAACCTTGCAATTGCAGGTAGGTACATCTTAACCCCCAGAATATTTGAGATGCTGAGGAAGACAAGGCCAGGAAAAGGAGGCGAAATTCAGCTTACAGATGCAATAGCTCTTCTCTCAGAGAGAGAGGCCATATATGGTAGGATAATGGAAGGTAAGCGTTACGATACAGGTAATAAGATTGGTTTCTTAGAAGCCACTGTTGACTTTGCCCTATCAAGGGAAGACCTTAGAGAACCGTTTTTAGAATTCCTTAAGAAAAAACTCAAACCGGGAGAGAGAGATGGCTGAGATAATGCAAGGGCCTATTCAGGAG is from Thermovibrio guaymasensis and encodes:
- the carA gene encoding glutamine-hydrolyzing carbamoyl-phosphate synthase small subunit, with the protein product MLKRKKAILALEDGTYYEGLSFGAEGETYGEVVFTTSMTGYQEIITDPSFKGQIVTMTCPLIGNVGANREDVESDGPKAEGFIVKEISEIYSNWRAEKSFEDYLKEYGVVGICEIDTRELTKKLRSAGTMRGVISTVDLDVDSLISKARSIPPMEGLNLVDEVTTKEPYEWELGTWKLGEGYPRRKDFKYSVVVLDFGIRYNILRNLVDVGIKPTVVPANTPPEDILKMKPDGIFLSCGPGDPAAVTYAIETIRYLIATYNKPIFGICLGHQLTALALGASTYKLKFGHRGANQPVKNKKTGRVEITAQNHGFAVDESTLPEELEVTHYSLNDGTVEGLKHKTKPLFTVQYHPESSPGPHDSRYLFREFERLIGDYRGR
- a CDS encoding geranylgeranyl reductase family protein; amino-acid sequence: MVYDIIVSGLGPAGCSFLKELSGSGLKVLAIEKEKFPRKKPCAGGLTPKAYKLLSSLFPKLEKVVRARSKEIELHYKSRTSLIKSREPLTFLTDRSELDNFLFEELPSEELKIHTGERCISVERLEDGKISVKTDKDSYTCRVLIVSDGANSRVANQLKVERDLGFTYEIDVEGKGEDRIVIDFTHFSWGYYWAFPKGNFITTGVGEFKSKENFKRLYQLLKEFNEKHGFKGKEIWKGGFPIPAGKGKNDVYRDRVLFLGDAGGLVDPLTGEGIYYAARSGVLAAKVIKSSFEKGNFKVLRTYKELVDSEMGEEFKWARITGRLFFPLRNLNFFLIERSEKVSAIAAKLMSGDISYRESFFSFFKAVPGALLKI
- a CDS encoding class I SAM-dependent rRNA methyltransferase, producing the protein MLQVSIKPGREKRIRGFHPWVYKNDILSFSRRPKPGELCIVRDHRGSFLAKGYINPDSYIAIRILTFKKDEEIDYQFFVKRIEEALSYRKELVPENCTAFRLIHSEADYLPGLIADYYDGYLVIQVTTLGMEILKETVVRALVEVVKPKGIYEKSTVQTRELEGLPLIEQPLYGDVPERVVILENGIKFNVQIVGGQKTGYFLDQRENKLLFAKEFVKEGDRVLDAFCHLGGFGIHAAVIGKAKEVVALDSSQLALDLAKENAQLNGVADRFTFVKGDAFKVLKKMSQEGEKFDSIVIDPPAFAKSKTVVQQAKRGYKEFFLRGLKMLKPGGRIVVCSCSHHITPPMLEEILISAAYDTRTPLRVLYTTYQAKDHPFVLQIPESRYLKCIFARRFEWEV
- the galU gene encoding UTP--glucose-1-phosphate uridylyltransferase GalU produces the protein MIRKAVIPVAGLGTRFLPATKAQPKEMLPIVDKPVIQYIVEEAVRAGIRQIIFVTGKHKRAIEDHFDRNLELERALEEKGKEELLKIVREISELAEFIYIRQKEPLGLGHAILTAEPAVGNEPFAVFLGDDVMVSEPPAIKQLIEVFNRFKCSVLGLQEVPEEEVSKYGIAGGKEVEPGVIKVDQLVEKPSPEEAPGNLAIAGRYILTPRIFEMLRKTRPGKGGEIQLTDAIALLSEREAIYGRIMEGKRYDTGNKIGFLEATVDFALSREDLREPFLEFLKKKLKPGERDG